The Plasmodium falciparum 3D7 genome assembly, chromosome: 3 nucleotide sequence gcaataaaaaaaaaataaaacacataactatataaatatagttatatactacatttcatatttttaatatttaccataattattattattattttttttttttttttctattgaTTCTAGTGAAATTCGATGAAGTTCCTTCAATGTTGCAAAAATTTTACGTATATTTAACTAAAGGTCTCAAAATACAAAAAGTATCATCACTAATCAAAACGCTAGATATATATCAAGATTACAGTAATTTCTTATCACATGATATTAATTGGTACACAttcctatttttatttagaCTTACAAGTTTTAAAGGtaatacatatacacatatatatatgcaaaaatatatataggtatatattaaatattacatataattggatttacttttatttcttttttcctcGTAGAAATtgcaaataaaaatgttgcTGAAGCAatgtatttaaatataaaagatgaagACACATTCAACAAAACGATAGTAACAAACTATTGGTACCCATCtcctataaaaaaatattatacattatatgTTAGAAAACATATACCAAATAATTTAGTAGAtggtaaaaaataaaaatataaacatatattaattgtgaatgtatatataattatttatttatttgttgtcattctacatatatatatatatattgtcacaaatatatacacgcatacatatatttaaatgttttGTAATATTCACAGAATTAGAGAAATTAATGAAAAGTGGCACtttagaaaaaatgaaaaaatctCTCACCTTTTTAGTACATGTGAATTCATTTTTACAATTAGATTTTTTCCATCAATTAAATGAACCACCTCTTGGATTACCTCGATCATATCCATTATCGTTAGTTCTCGAACATAAATTTAAAGAATGGATGGACAGTTCGCCAGCAGGTTTCTATTTTTCAAATTATCAAAATCCATATATCAGAAAAGATTTGCATGATAAAGTTTTATCACAAAAATTTGAACCACCTAAAATGAATCAGTGGAACAAAGTTTTGAAATCATTAATTGAATGCGCATATGATATGTATTTTGAACAGAGACatgttaaaaatttatataaatatcataacatttataatataaataacaaattaATGTTAATGCGAGATTCAATCGATTTgtataaaaacaattttgACGATGTGTTATTTTTTGcggatatatttaatatgagaAAATATATGACAGCTACAccagtatataaaaaagtaaaagaCCGAGTGTACCATACATTGCATAGTATTACAGGAAATTCTgtcaatttttataaatatggtaTTATATATGGATTTAAAGTAaacaaagaaatattaaaagaagtTGTCGATGAATTGTATTCCATCTATAATTTTAACACCGACATATTTACGGATACTTCCTTTTTACAAACcgtttatttattatttagaaGAATAGAAGAAACCTATAGGACCCAAAGAAGAGATGATAAAATTGTAAGATAATtatcacaaatatatatacatagatATGTGTATGTctgtatgtatatgtatttatatatatgtatatatgtatttatataaatatatattatatatttatatatttttttatacgtatacatgaaaaaatatacctACAacatgcacatatatataaacatacatatatatataaatatatatatatacttttgtAGAGTGTGAATAACGTTTTTTTCATGAATGTTGCTAATAATTATTCCAAATTAAACAAAGAAGAAAGAGAAATCGAAATACATAATTCCATGGCATCAAGATATTATGCAAAAACGATGTTTGCAGCATTTCAAATGTTATTTTCAACAATGTTGAGCAACAATGTAGATAATCTTGATAAAGCATATGGATTAAGTGAAAATATCCAAGTAGCAACAAGTACTTCCGCTTTTCTTACTTTtgcatatgtatataacGGAAGTATAATGGATAGTGTGACTAACAGTTTATTGCCACCATATGCGAAGAAACCTATAACACAattaaaatatggaaaaaccTTCGTTTTCTCAAACTATTTCATGCTAGCATCCAAAATGTATGATatgttaaattataaaaatttaagtCTTTTATGTGAATATCAGGCTGTGGCAAGTGCCAATTTCTACTCTGCTAAAAAGGTAGGTCAGTTTCTTGGAAGAAAATTTTTACCCATAACTACATATTTTCTAGTAATGAGAATTAGTTGGACACATGCTTTTACAACTGGACAACATTTGATTTGCGCTTTTGATCCCAAAAGATGTACTCCTGATTGTAAAAATAGTACTAGTTATAAATCTCCTCAAAGTTTTTTTTACGGTTGGCCTCCTAGTTCAGAAACatatttgttcttttattttttcacaaATTTATACCTTGATGCCTATAAATCTTTTCCTGGAGGATTTGGTCCTGCAATAAAAGAACAAACTCAACATGTTCAAGAACAAACCTACGAACGCAAACCGTCAGTTCATAGTTTTAATAGAAATTTTTTCATGGAACTCGTAAATGGATTCATGTATgccttttgtttttttgcaATTTCTCAAATGTATGcatattttgaaaatattaatttttatattacaagTAATTTCCGTTTCTTGGATAGATATTATGGTGTAttcaataaatattttataaactaTGCCATAATTAAACTTAAAGAAATTACTAGTgatcttttaataaaatatgaacgTGAGGCTTATTTaagtatgaaaaaatatggtTATTTAGGTGAAGTTATTGCAGCTAGACTTTCTCCAAAAGATAAAATTATGAATTATGTGCACGAAACTAACGAAGATATCATGAGTAATTTAAGAAGATATGATATGGAAAATGCTTTCAAAAACAAAATGGTTACTTATGTGGATGACTTTGCTTTTTTTGATGATTGTGGCAAAAATGAAcaatttttaaatgaaaGATGTGATTATTGCCCTGTAATTGAAGAGGTGGAAGAAACACAATTATTTACTACCACTGGTGATAAAAATACTAATGAGACCacggaaataaaaaaacaaactaGTACATATATTGATACtgaaaaaatgaatgaagCGGATTCTGCTGATAGCGACGATGAAAAGGATTTTGATACTCCTGACAATGAATTAATGATCGCACGatttcattaatatatatacatacatacctatgtatatgtgtaattaacatatatgataatgttatggttttatataattattaagaaTTTGtgtttgtttatattatatgtgtataactTTAATTAAGTATATGATCTGTTTGTTTCTTtaccttttcttttttctttttttattttatttttttctttttttattttatttttttttttttttggatttgtttttttttaatatttattttttaatttttaggAAATTTGATTTGTTTGTTcgtaatattaatttttagaatattgttctttatatattttttatttaattatacagaatttatatttccattaatatttaattttttataattttgaaattaataaatgaactgtatgtaattaatataaaattaaaagagtcacattcatttttcatttatacatatttttacttataaatgtttttcagtatttttaatattattgaaaATTCAGATGAACATTTTATgaaattatttgaataaatataaatacataaataaataaataaatatatatatatatatatatatatatatatatatattccttaatTACATAAGTTTAATATGTTTCCTCATTTAATAATGTTTACAAaacacattttattataatatagaaaattaagtagtatt carries:
- a CDS encoding cytoadherence linked asexual protein 3.2; amino-acid sequence: MVSFFKTPIIIFFFLLCLNEKVLCSINENENLGENKNENANVNTPENLNKLLNEYDNIEQLKSMIGNDELHKNLTILEKLILESLEKDKLKYPLLKQGTEQLIDISKFNKKNITDADDETYIIPTVQSSFHDIVKYEHLIKEQSIEIYNSDISDKIKKKIFIVRTLKTIKLMLIPLNSYKQNNDLKSALEELNNVFTNKEAQKESSPIGDHGTFFRKLLTHVRTIKENEDIENKGETLILGDNKIDVMNSNDFFFTTNSNVKFMENLDDITNQYGLGLINHLGPHLIALGHFVVLKLALKNYKNYFEAKNIKFFSWQKILEFSMSDRFKVLDMMCNHESVYYSEKKRRKTYLKVDRSSTSMECNILEYLLHYFNKYQLEIIKTTQDTDFDLHGMMEHKYIKDYFFSFMCNDPKECIIYHTNQFKKEANEENTFPEQEEPNRQISAFNLYLNYYYFMKRYSSYGTKKTLYVHLLNLTGLLNHDTRAYVTSLYLPGYYNAVEMSFTDDKEFSTLFESLIQCIEKCHSDQARQISKDSNLLNNITKCDLCKGAFLYANMKFDEVPSMLQKFYVYLTKGLKIQKVSSLIKTLDIYQDYSNFLSHDINWYTFLFLFRLTSFKEIANKNVAEAMYLNIKDEDTFNKTIVTNYWYPSPIKKYYTLYVRKHIPNNLVDELEKLMKSGTLEKMKKSLTFLVHVNSFLQLDFFHQLNEPPLGLPRSYPLSLVLEHKFKEWMDSSPAGFYFSNYQNPYIRKDLHDKVLSQKFEPPKMNQWNKVLKSLIECAYDMYFEQRHVKNLYKYHNIYNINNKLMLMRDSIDLYKNNFDDVLFFADIFNMRKYMTATPVYKKVKDRVYHTLHSITGNSVNFYKYGIIYGFKVNKEILKEVVDELYSIYNFNTDIFTDTSFLQTVYLLFRRIEETYRTQRRDDKISVNNVFFMNVANNYSKLNKEEREIEIHNSMASRYYAKTMFAAFQMLFSTMLSNNVDNLDKAYGLSENIQVATSTSAFLTFAYVYNGSIMDSVTNSLLPPYAKKPITQLKYGKTFVFSNYFMLASKMYDMLNYKNLSLLCEYQAVASANFYSAKKVGQFLGRKFLPITTYFLVMRISWTHAFTTGQHLICAFDPKRCTPDCKNSTSYKSPQSFFYGWPPSSETYLFFYFFTNLYLDAYKSFPGGFGPAIKEQTQHVQEQTYERKPSVHSFNRNFFMELVNGFMYAFCFFAISQMYAYFENINFYITSNFRFLDRYYGVFNKYFINYAIIKLKEITSDLLIKYEREAYLSMKKYGYLGEVIAARLSPKDKIMNYVHETNEDIMSNLRRYDMENAFKNKMVTYVDDFAFFDDCGKNEQFLNERCDYCPVIEEVEETQLFTTTGDKNTNETTEIKKQTSTYIDTEKMNEADSADSDDEKDFDTPDNELMIARFH